Proteins encoded together in one Lathyrus oleraceus cultivar Zhongwan6 chromosome 5, CAAS_Psat_ZW6_1.0, whole genome shotgun sequence window:
- the LOC127079335 gene encoding uncharacterized protein LOC127079335, giving the protein MKGQIVADFIVDHAMIKPSLNMVETNSWRLYFNGSSHKDGIGIGVLILSPQDIPTRFKCRIDKKCSNNEPEYEALITGLRILKELGASRIEVRGDSELVIKQVTREYKCIKENLLKYFVMTTQLLEHFEIADITHVPRNENKEAKDLAQIASGYKISKSRL; this is encoded by the coding sequence ATGAAGGGCCAAATCGTAGCAGATTTTATAGTGGATCATGCTATGATCAAACCTTCACTAAACATGGTTGAAACAAACTCTTGGCGGTTATATTTCAATGGGTCGAGCCACAAAGATGGAATAGGAATCGGGGTGTTGATATTATCCCCTCAAGACATTCCGACAAGATTCAAGTGTAGAATCGACAAAAAGTGTTCCAACAATGAACCTGAGTACGAGGCCCTAATAACTGGTCTTCGAATCCTGAAAGAATTGGGAGCCAGTAGAATAGAGGTGAGAGGAGATTCAGAGTTGGTAATTAAGCAAGTCACACGAGAATACAAATGCATTAAAGAAAATCTATTGAAGTATTTTGTGATGACAACACAACTGTTGGAGCACTTCGAGATCGCCGACATTACGCATGTGCCAAGAAATGAGAACAAAGAAGCCAAAGATCTAGCTCAGATCGCCTCCGGGTATAAGATATCGAAGTCGAGACTCTAG